A genomic segment from Limisphaerales bacterium encodes:
- a CDS encoding DUF1501 domain-containing protein: MSEHCNQSEHSDSGIAPLFSPAGGDLLRVNSRRWFLQTGLTGMAGLSLPMLLQQRAAAAKAGKPKRKKNVILFWLSGGPSHIDMWDPKPDAPSEIRGPFGSIPTRLPGVRVSEHLPLTAKLMDKLTLLRGVDCSASNHTPITMQAGNPLARRTNDGKDGGGYPSMGSIAAKFRGPNHPGMPAFVGLADSWRSDVWEAGHLGGDFAPVKGKDLAGRLALPEGFSTTRLRERGSLLGQLDRMHRDLDNNPTVAQLDHYTQQALDTVLSGRAKRAFNLDEETVKMRDFYGRDSIGQKALLARRLVEAGSTFVLVSGAWGYFDHHGDEVRWGGITKGLKPLMPRVDRTLNAIVTDLEQRGLLDDTLIIMMGEFGRSPVMTKTAGRGHWARVMSMVMAGGGLNHGRVIGSTDRKGYDVATRRVGPSDLAATVFQHLGIDLNSHWTNAQGRPIPIVTEGGQPISELF, translated from the coding sequence ATGAGCGAGCATTGCAATCAATCCGAGCACTCCGATAGTGGGATTGCCCCTCTCTTTAGTCCGGCGGGCGGCGACTTGCTGCGTGTCAATTCGCGCCGGTGGTTTTTGCAAACGGGGCTCACTGGTATGGCGGGACTTTCATTGCCGATGCTGTTGCAACAGCGTGCGGCAGCGGCGAAGGCGGGTAAGCCGAAGCGCAAAAAAAACGTTATTCTGTTTTGGCTGTCAGGCGGGCCGAGCCACATTGATATGTGGGATCCCAAGCCTGATGCGCCCAGCGAAATCCGCGGGCCGTTTGGTAGTATTCCCACTCGGCTGCCCGGCGTGCGCGTAAGCGAGCATCTGCCGTTGACCGCCAAGCTAATGGACAAGCTCACCCTCTTGCGCGGAGTGGATTGCAGCGCGAGCAACCACACGCCAATCACCATGCAGGCCGGCAATCCGCTGGCGCGCCGCACCAACGACGGCAAGGATGGCGGTGGCTATCCTTCTATGGGCTCCATCGCGGCAAAGTTTCGCGGGCCGAATCATCCAGGTATGCCGGCCTTTGTGGGCCTCGCCGATTCGTGGCGTTCGGATGTTTGGGAGGCCGGCCACTTGGGTGGAGATTTCGCGCCGGTGAAAGGCAAAGACCTGGCCGGCCGCCTTGCATTGCCTGAGGGCTTCTCCACCACGCGCCTTCGCGAACGCGGCTCGTTGCTTGGTCAGCTCGATCGTATGCATCGTGATCTCGACAACAATCCTACCGTCGCGCAGCTCGATCATTACACGCAACAAGCGCTCGACACGGTTCTCTCCGGCCGCGCCAAGCGCGCTTTCAATCTCGATGAAGAGACCGTTAAGATGCGCGATTTTTATGGGCGCGATAGCATCGGCCAAAAGGCACTGCTCGCTCGCCGCCTCGTCGAAGCCGGCTCGACCTTTGTGCTCGTCAGCGGCGCGTGGGGCTATTTCGACCATCACGGCGACGAAGTTCGTTGGGGCGGAATCACGAAGGGGCTCAAGCCGCTAATGCCCCGTGTCGATCGCACCTTGAATGCCATCGTCACCGACCTTGAGCAACGCGGCCTCCTCGACGACACGTTGATTATAATGATGGGCGAATTCGGTCGATCCCCCGTCATGACCAAAACCGCCGGACGCGGCCATTGGGCGCGCGTCATGTCGATGGTCATGGCCGGCGGCGGTCTCAACCACGGCCGCGTCATCGGCAGCACCGACCGCAAGGGCTACGACGTCGCTACCCGTCGCGTCGGCCCGAGCGACCTTGCCGCCACCGTTTTCCAACACCTCGGCATCGATCTCAATTCCCACTGGACTAACGCGCAAGGCCGCCCCATCCCCATCGTCACCGAAGGCGGTCAGCCAATTTCAGAATTATTTTAA
- a CDS encoding molybdopterin-dependent oxidoreductase has product MKTTPLSPELFQQHRDVTRRFFLQLGTAGVTAMGGRALFADEAADAKLIAEAAADLEYLTVAAEFGTVERGNPLPYKLPLEKRLEVGLERKTWKLDVMADPKSNAQLGNPLSRAAGNALDFPTLMQLAERHSVKFLKVISCLNMSKPLGMGLWEGVPLRTVLWRTQPKANVRRVFFYGHHNDDPKQMFRGSLPIGRVLEDPPGDLPVILCYKLNGQWLSGKRGGPVRMIIPEAYGFKNVKWLKSVVLTNEPFANDTYAGGNNDVDTWMKSMARFIYLPRREKAGAPVAVTGMAQVGVGGVSNVQVCVLPRGKAWPAEDPYLTKAPWRDAQLLPAPTHWGEELPGGKLPAGVSNFTDAGRPKHWPQRYTLAHWATLLKGLKPGEYDVYCRTIDNKGIAQPLPRPFKKSGRNAISKAQLTVEG; this is encoded by the coding sequence ATGAAAACCACTCCCTTATCTCCTGAACTCTTTCAACAACACCGCGACGTAACGCGGCGTTTCTTTCTCCAACTGGGTACCGCGGGAGTGACGGCGATGGGCGGGCGGGCGTTGTTTGCCGATGAGGCTGCAGATGCCAAGTTGATTGCCGAGGCGGCGGCGGATTTGGAGTATCTGACGGTGGCGGCGGAATTCGGCACGGTGGAGCGGGGCAATCCGCTGCCGTACAAGCTGCCGCTGGAGAAACGGCTGGAGGTGGGGCTGGAGCGCAAGACGTGGAAGCTCGACGTGATGGCCGATCCGAAGAGCAACGCGCAGCTCGGCAACCCGCTCTCGCGCGCGGCCGGCAACGCGCTGGATTTTCCCACGCTGATGCAGCTGGCCGAGCGGCATTCGGTGAAATTCTTGAAAGTGATTTCCTGCCTGAACATGAGCAAGCCGCTGGGGATGGGCCTGTGGGAAGGCGTGCCGTTGCGAACGGTGTTGTGGCGCACGCAGCCCAAGGCGAATGTGCGCCGCGTGTTTTTTTACGGGCATCACAATGACGATCCGAAGCAGATGTTCCGCGGCTCGCTGCCGATCGGGCGGGTGCTGGAGGATCCGCCCGGCGATCTGCCGGTGATTCTGTGCTACAAGCTCAACGGCCAATGGCTCAGCGGCAAGCGCGGTGGGCCGGTGCGGATGATCATCCCTGAGGCGTACGGATTCAAAAACGTGAAGTGGCTTAAGAGTGTGGTGCTCACCAACGAACCGTTTGCCAATGACACCTACGCCGGCGGCAACAACGACGTCGATACGTGGATGAAATCCATGGCGCGGTTCATCTATCTGCCGCGCCGCGAAAAGGCCGGCGCGCCTGTGGCCGTCACTGGCATGGCGCAGGTGGGCGTGGGCGGCGTGAGCAACGTTCAGGTGTGCGTGCTGCCCCGCGGCAAAGCCTGGCCGGCTGAGGATCCGTACCTCACCAAGGCGCCATGGCGCGATGCGCAGCTGCTGCCGGCCCCGACGCATTGGGGCGAGGAATTGCCCGGCGGCAAACTGCCCGCGGGCGTTTCGAACTTCACCGATGCCGGCCGCCCCAAGCATTGGCCCCAACGTTACACGCTCGCGCACTGGGCCACGCTGTTGAAAGGCTTGAAGCCCGGCGAGTACGATGTGTATTGCCGGACCATTGACAACAAAGGCATCGCCCAGCCGCTGCCGCGTCCGTTTAAAAAATCCGGCCGCAATGCCATTTCAAAAGCGCAGCTGACGGTGGAGGGTTGA
- a CDS encoding CRTAC1 family protein encodes MKMKNNHWIRGTILLSAALVLSHAVQAQFRDVSKEWGFAGGGKAAFGDFDGDGFVDLFAGKLWRNVGGKKFVEAKESGAPGGEVIFADFDNDGHLDLFQFTGGGSLHRNTGNGKFVPVKFPKLPTVNSRGAVWLDINNDARLDLFVGGYEIWQKSVNPDAIFLNGPDGFKEHWRSAKGNYSARGVTAADFNEDGHVDVFVSNYRLQPNHLWRGDGKGKLENVAAAFGAAGKPKAVINYTGGIRYGISGHTIGSAFGDLDNDGHLDLFVGNFSHPPKVQDRPEFLRNLGPKGGFKFEDKSAGAGLAWQESFASPTLGDFDNDGDLDLYFTTVYAVGSYGIKNFPVLYANDGNWKFRNVTAPEKVGGLGATYQAAWGDIDNDGDLDLCTAGKIFLNENRKGNWLTLTLAGDGKTINRSAVGAIARIKLGDKILTRHVETGTGEGNQNDPRLHFGLGLHKAPVTIEITWPGGRKTMTKELAVNQHHRVAFEAK; translated from the coding sequence ATGAAAATGAAAAACAATCATTGGATTCGAGGGACGATTCTGCTCTCCGCCGCGTTGGTGTTGAGTCATGCAGTGCAGGCGCAGTTTCGGGATGTGAGCAAGGAGTGGGGGTTTGCCGGCGGAGGTAAGGCGGCATTTGGGGATTTTGATGGGGACGGGTTTGTGGATTTGTTTGCGGGCAAGCTGTGGCGCAACGTGGGCGGGAAAAAGTTTGTCGAGGCGAAGGAGAGCGGTGCGCCGGGGGGCGAGGTGATTTTCGCGGATTTTGATAATGACGGGCACTTGGACTTGTTTCAATTCACCGGCGGCGGGTCGCTGCATCGCAACACGGGCAATGGGAAGTTTGTGCCGGTGAAATTTCCCAAGCTGCCCACAGTGAACTCACGCGGGGCGGTTTGGCTGGACATCAACAATGACGCGCGGCTGGACCTCTTCGTGGGCGGCTACGAGATTTGGCAGAAGTCCGTGAACCCGGACGCGATTTTTCTGAACGGGCCGGACGGGTTCAAGGAGCACTGGCGCTCGGCGAAGGGCAACTACTCCGCGCGTGGCGTGACGGCGGCGGATTTTAATGAGGACGGGCACGTGGATGTGTTTGTTTCCAACTATCGCCTGCAGCCCAACCACCTGTGGCGCGGCGACGGCAAGGGCAAGCTGGAGAATGTCGCGGCGGCCTTTGGCGCGGCGGGCAAGCCCAAGGCGGTCATCAATTACACGGGCGGCATCCGGTACGGCATTAGCGGACACACCATCGGTTCGGCGTTCGGCGACCTCGACAACGACGGGCATCTCGACTTGTTCGTCGGCAACTTCAGTCATCCGCCGAAGGTGCAGGATCGCCCGGAGTTTCTGCGCAACCTCGGGCCGAAGGGCGGTTTTAAGTTTGAGGATAAATCCGCCGGCGCCGGCCTCGCGTGGCAGGAGTCCTTCGCCTCGCCCACACTCGGCGACTTCGATAACGATGGCGATCTCGACCTCTACTTCACCACCGTCTACGCCGTGGGCAGCTACGGCATCAAGAATTTCCCCGTGCTCTACGCCAACGACGGCAACTGGAAATTCCGCAACGTCACCGCGCCCGAGAAGGTCGGCGGACTTGGCGCCACCTATCAAGCCGCGTGGGGCGACATCGACAACGACGGCGACCTCGACCTCTGCACTGCCGGTAAAATATTCCTCAACGAAAACCGCAAGGGCAACTGGCTCACGCTCACCCTCGCCGGCGATGGCAAGACCATCAATCGCTCCGCCGTCGGCGCCATCGCGCGCATCAAACTCGGCGACAAGATTTTAACGCGCCACGTCGAGACCGGCACCGGCGAAGGCAACCAAAACGACCCCCGCCTTCACTTCGGCCTCGGCCTCCACAAGGCGCCCGTCACCATCGAAATCACCTGGCCCGGCGGCAGGAAAACAATGACGAAGGAGCTGGCGGTGAACCAACATCATCGAGTGGCGTTTGAGGCGAAGTAA